From Bifidobacterium sp. ESL0790, one genomic window encodes:
- a CDS encoding MFS transporter — translation MAINQSSQSQRSTGGPATSGVAGAPNAPVAPATVRAEPKPPWGALWVLALALAMIVLDSSIVNVSMPVMIREIGLNLTDAQWVTSLYNIILAALLLPFGKLGDLKGRKATLQVGVVVFVAGSALAASSNGAALLLTARAVQAIGGALVMPSTLSIVSASFRGKNRAIAFGVWGSVMSAAAAVGPFLGGVFTQTIGWRWIFLVNLPLGIIVFVASIFLVPKTGGKAGASAMGGAARKLAAQDASKSEAKPQGFDPLGIVFSALASAFLIFGLIEGQTYGWLKPKGDFGIGGLKWGATWPVSVIPICIVLGIVFFVIFVRTENSRMRHSRPVMLDLTLFRIPTFALGNVAAAAIQAGEFAIMFVLPLYLINVRGLAMIPTGALLATMGLGAIVSGGLARPVTAKIGAPHTVQFGLIVEIASVVILMVMMRPGLSAAWMLVPFVMYGVGLGFAAAQLTSLVLSEVPVAQSGEGSATQSTVRQLGTAIGAAVAGLMLSIMVGHIAPGALSGVRGLSSQVADGLTKSLDASAGSAIVGIRAQGTHGKLGTLGPQVVDAMSASFTRAAQWTLVAAMVMLAIGLIASIWVARAEKRDRGE, via the coding sequence ATGGCTATCAATCAGTCTTCACAATCCCAGCGGTCCACAGGCGGGCCCGCGACTTCGGGCGTCGCCGGAGCCCCGAACGCCCCTGTTGCCCCCGCCACTGTTCGCGCGGAGCCGAAACCACCGTGGGGCGCGCTGTGGGTGCTCGCCCTGGCGCTCGCCATGATCGTGCTCGACAGCTCCATCGTCAACGTCTCCATGCCCGTCATGATCCGCGAGATCGGCCTCAACCTGACCGATGCGCAATGGGTCACCTCGCTCTACAACATCATTCTCGCCGCGCTGCTGCTCCCCTTCGGCAAACTGGGCGACCTCAAGGGCCGCAAGGCCACGCTGCAGGTCGGCGTCGTCGTGTTCGTCGCAGGTTCCGCCCTCGCCGCCTCGTCCAACGGGGCCGCGCTGCTGCTCACCGCCCGTGCCGTGCAGGCCATCGGCGGCGCGCTGGTCATGCCCTCCACGCTCTCCATCGTCTCCGCCTCATTCCGCGGCAAGAACCGCGCCATCGCATTCGGCGTATGGGGCTCGGTGATGAGCGCGGCCGCCGCCGTCGGCCCGTTCCTGGGCGGCGTGTTCACCCAGACCATCGGTTGGCGCTGGATCTTCCTGGTCAACCTGCCGCTTGGCATCATCGTCTTCGTCGCCTCCATATTCCTCGTGCCGAAAACCGGCGGCAAGGCCGGAGCCTCGGCCATGGGCGGCGCGGCGCGCAAACTGGCCGCGCAAGACGCCTCGAAGTCTGAGGCGAAACCTCAGGGCTTCGACCCGCTGGGCATCGTTTTCTCAGCGCTCGCCTCGGCCTTCCTTATCTTCGGCCTGATCGAAGGCCAGACCTACGGCTGGCTCAAGCCCAAGGGCGACTTCGGTATCGGCGGCCTCAAGTGGGGCGCGACCTGGCCCGTCTCCGTCATCCCGATCTGCATCGTGCTGGGCATCGTCTTCTTCGTGATCTTCGTCCGCACCGAGAACAGCCGCATGCGCCACTCGCGCCCGGTGATGCTCGACCTCACGCTCTTCCGCATCCCCACCTTCGCGCTGGGCAATGTGGCCGCCGCCGCGATCCAGGCCGGCGAGTTCGCCATCATGTTCGTGTTGCCGCTCTACCTTATTAATGTGCGTGGCCTCGCGATGATTCCCACCGGCGCGCTGCTGGCCACCATGGGCCTCGGTGCCATCGTCTCGGGTGGTCTGGCGCGCCCCGTCACCGCGAAAATCGGCGCGCCCCACACCGTCCAGTTCGGCCTGATCGTTGAGATTGCGAGCGTCGTCATCCTGATGGTGATGATGCGTCCGGGCCTGTCGGCCGCGTGGATGCTCGTGCCGTTCGTCATGTACGGCGTCGGTCTCGGGTTCGCCGCCGCTCAGCTCACCAGCCTCGTGCTCTCCGAGGTGCCCGTGGCCCAGTCGGGAGAGGGCTCGGCCACCCAGTCCACCGTTCGTCAGCTCGGTACCGCCATCGGCGCGGCCGTCGCGGGCCTCATGCTTTCGATCATGGTCGGCCATATCGCTCCCGGCGCGTTGTCGGGCGTGCGCGGCCTGTCCTCGCAGGTGGCCGACGGTCTGACCAAGTCGCTTGACGCCTCGGCTGGCTCGGCCATCGTCGGCATCCGCGCCCAGGGAACCCACGGCAAGCTGGGGACGCTCGGCCCGCAGGTCGTCGACGCGATGTCGGCCTCCTTCACCCGCGCCGCCCAATGGACCCTCGTCGCCGCCATGGTCATGCTCGCCATCGGCCTCATCGCCTCCATCTGGGTCGCCCGCGCCGAAAAGCGCGACCGCGGCGAGTGA
- a CDS encoding TetR/AcrR family transcriptional regulator yields the protein MPRINEANLEEHRKRTMNALLDSAETIMREQGSDALTPAAVSKGAGIARNSIYRYVRDMRDLRRKLMDRHMPEWIETLERALEGISDPADVVTTWVRVNLEQAVAQGHDWMTRIPLDDAEEYSENGELWRQRGDGRAGEDGESGQDGQDDSASQEGAETSSVDNSGAAPTPETTQDTQDTRDKLAANDPFCTKRGVARSEGEQPSDPKQLTIHQRVNAPIVRAWNELSPSAPKVGISLTEGIVSSGMRLLSGKNVTAEKRDATIDEIERSTRAVIETLREDK from the coding sequence ATGCCACGCATCAACGAGGCGAACCTCGAGGAGCATCGCAAACGCACCATGAACGCCCTGCTCGACTCGGCGGAGACCATCATGCGCGAGCAAGGCAGCGACGCGCTCACCCCCGCGGCCGTGAGCAAGGGGGCCGGCATCGCGCGCAACTCGATCTACCGCTACGTGCGCGACATGCGCGACCTGCGGCGCAAGCTCATGGACCGGCACATGCCCGAATGGATCGAGACCCTGGAGCGGGCGCTCGAGGGCATCAGCGACCCGGCCGACGTGGTGACGACGTGGGTGCGCGTGAATCTGGAGCAGGCCGTGGCGCAGGGGCACGATTGGATGACGCGGATTCCACTGGATGACGCTGAGGAATACAGCGAGAACGGCGAGCTTTGGCGGCAGCGCGGAGACGGCAGGGCCGGGGAAGACGGCGAAAGCGGTCAAGACGGCCAAGACGATTCCGCAAGCCAAGAGGGAGCGGAGACTTCATCGGTCGACAACTCAGGGGCAGCGCCAACCCCCGAAACCACGCAAGACACACAAGATACAAGGGACAAGCTGGCGGCCAACGACCCGTTCTGCACCAAACGCGGCGTGGCACGGTCCGAGGGCGAGCAGCCCAGCGACCCCAAGCAGCTGACCATCCACCAGCGCGTCAACGCGCCAATCGTAAGGGCCTGGAACGAGCTCTCCCCCAGCGCCCCGAAGGTGGGCATCTCGCTGACCGAGGGCATCGTCTCCAGCGGCATGCGCCTGCTCAGCGGCAAGAACGTGACCGCGGAGAAGCGCGACGCGACCATCGACGAGATCGAGCGCTCGACGCGGGCCGTCATCGAGACGCTGCGCGAGGATAAGTAA
- the nrdH gene encoding glutaredoxin-like protein NrdH produces MTVTVFTKPRCPQCEATKRQLKRANIAFEAVDLTENPSTLEQLTEAGFRQAPVVITPDSSWSGYRPDLIKQLAASSTSEQAVAAKAEGSTVLA; encoded by the coding sequence ATGACCGTCACCGTTTTCACCAAACCACGTTGCCCGCAGTGCGAGGCGACCAAGCGCCAGCTCAAGCGCGCCAACATCGCGTTCGAGGCCGTGGATTTGACCGAAAACCCCTCCACGCTCGAGCAGCTCACCGAGGCCGGCTTCCGCCAGGCACCCGTGGTCATCACCCCCGACTCCTCCTGGAGCGGCTACCGCCCCGACCTGATCAAACAGCTCGCGGCATCTTCCACGTCGGAGCAGGCCGTCGCCGCCAAGGCGGAAGGCAGCACGGTTCTCGCGTGA
- the nrdI gene encoding class Ib ribonucleoside-diphosphate reductase assembly flavoprotein NrdI: MTPSEPEAKAQGEHIGAVVYFSSVSNNTARFIESCGFPDEGINVYRIPLRPKEAPLQVREPYVLIVPTYGGGNIAKALLPQIRKFLNGHKNRSFIRGVISSGNRNFATAFCAAGDIISKKCHVPFMYNFELLGTPDDQRQVREGVRDFFLKE, from the coding sequence TTGACCCCCAGCGAACCCGAGGCCAAAGCCCAAGGCGAGCACATCGGCGCCGTGGTCTACTTCTCCTCGGTCTCCAACAACACCGCACGCTTCATCGAAAGCTGCGGCTTCCCCGACGAGGGCATCAACGTCTATCGCATCCCGCTGCGTCCGAAAGAGGCGCCACTGCAGGTGCGCGAACCTTACGTCCTGATCGTACCGACCTACGGCGGCGGCAATATTGCGAAAGCGTTGCTCCCGCAAATCCGCAAATTCCTGAACGGGCACAAAAACCGCAGCTTCATCCGCGGCGTCATTTCCTCGGGAAACAGGAACTTCGCCACCGCGTTTTGTGCGGCAGGCGACATCATTTCCAAGAAGTGCCACGTCCCGTTCATGTATAATTTCGAACTCTTGGGCACGCCGGACGACCAGCGCCAGGTGCGCGAGGGCGTGAGGGACTTCTTCCTCAAAGAATAA
- the nrdE gene encoding class 1b ribonucleoside-diphosphate reductase subunit alpha encodes MDNTVEDTGFDPEHDYHSLNAMLNLYDEDGKIQFDKDKEAERAYINGHVAENTMKFSSTAERIKYLEDNLYYEKAVFDQYTPEFLDSFYKHVEDFGFEFETFLGAFKFYRSYALKTFDGKQYLEDFPQRSAAVALELAAGDEKLAVKYVDEILSGRFQPATPTFLNLGKAQRGEPVSCFLVRIEDNMESIARGINSALQLSKRGGGVALLLTNLREQGAPIKHIEHQSSGVVPVMKLLEDSFSYANQLGARQGAGAVYLNAHHPDILRFLDTKRENADEKTRIKSLSLGVVIPDITFELAKRKEKMALFSPYDVERVYGKPFADISVTEKYDEMLHDDRIHKTYIDAREFFMTLGEVQFESGYPYILFEDTVNRANPIDGRVTMSNLCSEILQVQEPSTFNDDLSYDHVGKDISCNLGSLNIAKAMDGGLADPVETAIRALTSVSEQTHIDSVPSIKRGNEEGHSIGLGQMNLHGFLARERMHYGSEEALDFTDMYFMTVAYHAYKASHKLAVERGHAFATFDKSDYAKAAGQGNYFDKYTDGRRSLEPKTQTVKDLFERFGIRIPTVSDWEALRDEILKDGIYNEYLQAVPPTGSISYINHSTSSIHPIASKIEIRKEGKVGRVYYPAPYMTNDNLEYFEDAYEIGWKKIVDTYAEATQHVDQGLSLTLFFPAGVTTRELNKAQIYAWRKGIKTLYYIRIRQQALEGTEVEGCVSCML; translated from the coding sequence ATGGATAACACCGTCGAAGACACCGGTTTCGACCCGGAGCACGACTACCATTCGCTCAACGCGATGCTCAACCTCTACGACGAGGACGGCAAGATCCAGTTCGACAAGGACAAGGAGGCCGAGCGCGCCTATATCAACGGCCACGTCGCCGAGAACACGATGAAGTTCAGCTCCACCGCCGAGCGCATCAAGTACCTGGAAGACAACCTCTACTACGAGAAGGCCGTCTTCGACCAGTACACCCCCGAGTTCCTGGATTCCTTCTACAAGCACGTCGAGGACTTCGGCTTCGAGTTCGAGACCTTCCTCGGCGCCTTCAAGTTCTATCGCTCCTACGCGCTGAAGACCTTCGACGGCAAGCAGTACCTCGAGGACTTCCCGCAGCGCAGCGCCGCCGTGGCACTTGAGCTGGCGGCAGGCGACGAGAAGCTCGCCGTCAAGTACGTCGACGAAATCCTCTCCGGCCGCTTCCAGCCCGCGACCCCGACCTTCCTCAACCTGGGCAAGGCACAGCGCGGCGAGCCCGTCTCCTGCTTCCTCGTGCGCATCGAGGACAACATGGAGTCCATCGCCCGCGGCATCAACTCCGCCCTGCAGCTGAGCAAGCGCGGCGGCGGCGTGGCCCTGCTGCTGACCAACCTGCGTGAGCAGGGCGCCCCGATCAAGCACATCGAGCACCAGTCCAGCGGCGTCGTGCCGGTGATGAAGCTCCTCGAGGACTCCTTCTCCTACGCCAACCAGCTCGGCGCACGTCAGGGCGCAGGCGCTGTGTACCTCAATGCGCACCACCCCGATATCCTGCGATTCCTCGACACCAAGCGCGAGAATGCCGACGAAAAGACGCGAATCAAGTCGCTGTCGCTCGGCGTCGTCATTCCCGACATCACCTTCGAGCTCGCCAAGCGCAAGGAGAAGATGGCCCTCTTCTCCCCCTACGATGTCGAGCGCGTCTACGGCAAGCCGTTCGCGGATATCAGCGTCACCGAAAAGTACGACGAGATGCTCCACGACGACCGCATCCACAAGACCTATATCGACGCCCGTGAGTTCTTCATGACCCTCGGCGAGGTGCAGTTCGAGTCCGGCTACCCCTACATCCTCTTCGAGGACACCGTCAACCGCGCCAACCCGATCGACGGCCGCGTGACCATGTCCAACCTCTGCTCCGAGATTCTGCAGGTGCAGGAGCCTTCGACCTTCAACGACGACCTCAGCTACGACCACGTGGGCAAGGACATCTCCTGCAACCTCGGTTCCTTGAACATCGCCAAGGCGATGGACGGCGGCCTGGCCGATCCGGTGGAGACCGCGATCCGCGCCCTGACTTCCGTTTCCGAGCAGACCCACATCGACTCCGTGCCGTCCATCAAGCGCGGCAACGAAGAAGGCCACTCCATCGGCCTCGGCCAGATGAACCTGCACGGCTTCCTTGCCCGCGAGCGCATGCATTATGGCTCCGAAGAGGCGCTGGACTTCACCGACATGTACTTCATGACCGTGGCCTACCACGCCTACAAGGCCTCCCACAAGCTGGCCGTCGAGCGCGGCCATGCCTTCGCGACCTTCGACAAGTCCGATTACGCCAAGGCCGCCGGCCAGGGCAACTACTTCGACAAGTACACCGACGGCCGCCGCTCACTCGAGCCCAAGACCCAGACGGTCAAGGACCTCTTCGAGCGCTTCGGCATCCGCATCCCCACAGTCTCCGACTGGGAAGCGCTGCGCGACGAGATCCTGAAGGACGGCATCTACAACGAGTACCTGCAGGCCGTGCCGCCGACCGGTTCGATCTCCTACATCAACCACTCCACCTCCTCGATTCACCCGATCGCCTCAAAGATCGAGATCCGCAAGGAAGGCAAGGTCGGCCGCGTCTACTATCCGGCGCCGTACATGACCAACGACAACCTCGAGTACTTCGAGGACGCCTACGAAATCGGCTGGAAGAAGATCGTGGACACCTACGCCGAGGCCACCCAGCACGTCGATCAGGGCCTTTCGCTGACCCTCTTCTTCCCCGCGGGCGTCACCACACGTGAGCTCAACAAGGCGCAGATCTATGCTTGGCGCAAGGGCATCAAGACCCTCTATTACATCCGCATCCGCCAGCAGGCGCTTGAGGGCACCGAGGTCGAGGGCTGCGTCAGCTGCATGCTCTGA
- a CDS encoding SDR family oxidoreductase, whose product MTHNTYDFNGKVVIVTGGGTGIGRAITQGFLDNGATVVAVGRRQAPLDETVQGYANGHTHITDVSDHAQVRKLVQSVVDEFGHLDVVVSNAGIFEGGEVEHVSDEVWHKLFSVNLDGLFYLTKEALPHLIKSHGNIVVDTSVSGLYGDWGQTAYNSTKHAMNGFVRCVALDYGAKGVRVNAFAPGFIETDINKEVWSDPERVAPYTQRVALGRTGRPEDCAGIALFLASDDAAYLTGLVVPVDGGTTAATGQGRNSYENDTRSVL is encoded by the coding sequence ATGACCCATAACACTTACGATTTCAATGGCAAAGTCGTCATCGTCACCGGCGGCGGGACGGGCATCGGCCGGGCCATCACGCAAGGCTTTCTCGACAACGGCGCGACCGTGGTGGCTGTGGGGCGGCGGCAGGCTCCTCTCGATGAGACCGTGCAAGGCTACGCGAATGGCCACACGCATATCACCGACGTCTCCGACCACGCGCAGGTTCGGAAGCTTGTGCAATCGGTGGTGGACGAGTTCGGGCATCTTGACGTGGTGGTCTCCAACGCCGGCATCTTCGAGGGCGGCGAGGTGGAGCATGTCTCGGACGAGGTGTGGCACAAGCTCTTCTCGGTCAACCTCGACGGGCTCTTCTACCTCACCAAGGAGGCCTTGCCGCACCTCATCAAATCGCATGGCAACATTGTGGTCGACACCTCCGTTTCCGGGCTTTATGGTGACTGGGGGCAGACGGCCTACAACTCCACCAAGCACGCTATGAACGGTTTCGTGCGTTGCGTGGCGCTCGATTACGGCGCCAAGGGCGTGCGCGTCAACGCCTTCGCGCCCGGGTTCATCGAGACCGACATCAACAAGGAGGTGTGGAGCGACCCCGAACGCGTGGCACCCTACACTCAGCGGGTCGCACTCGGCCGCACCGGTCGGCCCGAGGACTGCGCCGGCATCGCGTTGTTCCTGGCCTCGGACGACGCCGCATATCTCACCGGTCTGGTGGTGCCCGTCGACGGTGGCACCACGGCGGCCACCGGGCAGGGGCGCAATTCGTATGAGAACGACACCCGATCCGTGCTGTAG
- a CDS encoding ribonucleotide-diphosphate reductase subunit beta, whose protein sequence is MTFTPMNWTLAGAAADTDRDAFAAMTANLWTPEQISLADDAEDMRGLSDTERTALARIFAGLASVESLQATAATSALTADAQRHIGEGKSSNESDAAQTDLASSMQPAALTAIAFMESMHTKAYSTLLGAIDQNANGSEANNGNASTQSPFTWAGSNDSMQEKLRLLNEVYAATPRPAGIMNSGDIESSQEPNNGNDSANVASSTESAVPEATNPDSVDTNGRDSPTASSAPDLGALERLAAAVLAESLVVESGFYLPMWLSSRGMMTKTPDIIRLINRDIATSSAYLGTIYQRGLGRLDDATRETMRQYAYDLANNLYFAEEDYNYTLPYADLGLDDDIEKFLSLNANKALSYLGYPALFPAEISQPNPAVTDELSDMESVTAAFKSSSLFGVGSSALANAGFATSNSGAAGVSAVSSLTSTGATTANKVEETDDDDWDF, encoded by the coding sequence ATGACTTTTACCCCGATGAACTGGACCCTCGCGGGCGCGGCGGCCGACACCGACCGCGACGCCTTCGCCGCCATGACGGCCAACCTGTGGACGCCGGAGCAGATCTCACTGGCCGATGACGCCGAGGATATGCGCGGACTGAGCGATACCGAGCGGACCGCGCTCGCCCGCATTTTCGCGGGATTGGCAAGCGTCGAATCGCTGCAGGCGACCGCGGCGACTAGCGCGTTGACGGCAGACGCGCAGCGACATATCGGTGAGGGCAAAAGCTCCAACGAAAGCGACGCTGCGCAAACAGACCTCGCATCGAGTATGCAGCCGGCCGCGCTGACCGCCATCGCGTTCATGGAGTCCATGCATACCAAGGCGTATTCGACGCTGCTCGGCGCTATTGACCAGAACGCGAACGGCAGCGAAGCCAATAATGGCAACGCTTCCACCCAGTCCCCGTTCACTTGGGCAGGCTCCAATGACTCCATGCAGGAGAAGCTGCGCCTGCTCAACGAGGTCTACGCGGCCACTCCTCGCCCGGCCGGCATCATGAACTCCGGCGACATCGAATCAAGCCAAGAACCCAACAATGGCAACGATTCAGCAAATGTCGCTTCCTCAACGGAAAGCGCGGTGCCAGAGGCGACGAATCCCGATTCCGTGGACACAAACGGCAGAGACAGCCCCACCGCCAGCTCCGCCCCTGACCTCGGAGCACTCGAGCGTCTGGCGGCAGCCGTGCTGGCCGAATCGCTGGTCGTGGAGTCCGGATTCTACCTGCCGATGTGGCTCTCGAGCCGCGGCATGATGACAAAAACCCCCGACATCATCCGCCTGATCAACCGCGACATCGCGACCTCCAGCGCCTACCTTGGCACCATCTACCAGCGCGGGCTTGGGAGGCTCGACGACGCAACCCGCGAAACCATGCGCCAGTATGCCTACGACCTGGCCAACAACCTGTATTTCGCCGAGGAGGACTACAACTACACGCTGCCGTACGCGGACCTCGGCCTCGACGACGACATCGAGAAATTCCTGAGCCTCAACGCCAACAAGGCCCTCTCCTACCTGGGCTACCCGGCCCTCTTCCCCGCCGAGATCAGCCAGCCGAACCCGGCCGTCACCGACGAGCTCAGCGATATGGAATCCGTTACCGCCGCGTTCAAATCCTCCAGCCTGTTCGGCGTCGGCTCCAGCGCCCTTGCCAACGCCGGTTTCGCCACGTCAAATTCCGGAGCCGCGGGCGTATCAGCCGTCTCATCCCTGACCTCAACCGGCGCGACCACCGCCAACAAGGTCGAGGAAACCGACGATGACGATTGGGACTTCTAA
- a CDS encoding putative ABC transporter permease: MTAPKAGNAKKMKVRKPSEGLSGSNDLAETAATTAETVAHSASRAAAEVGDVSRDLATRASNHVTVIGRIYGVLVLLVGLVGVPYVGYAIFDGVRKFLAGRLHVDALDLTFLLTCAQAVVSLANAAALIVFGVMLLRDMRRHAARWAYGLMAVTVAQGMLSLALQGIGLGVGISVVQIAILVALAIALDPALLGERAVQRKLKRMDEHDEYIEAKGAGMLGRDPSGKGYVQLNVFNVFWLFVVGCVGGLIVEEIYHLIFFNEWQDRAGLMWGPFSPIYGFGVVILTMFLNRLWHANAGLIFLASAVIGGVFEAFVSWFMQVAFGIIAWNYSNDWLPLFGGRTSGKYMIFWGLAGLFWVRELLPWLLKFINLIPWKWRYALTAMALVLMLVDIVVTLMALDCWYGRIAGLPQTSPVAQFFGEHFGNSVMQRRFQTMSINPQWSGRG, encoded by the coding sequence ATGACTGCTCCGAAAGCTGGCAATGCGAAGAAGATGAAAGTCAGAAAGCCGTCGGAAGGCTTGTCTGGATCTAACGACCTCGCCGAAACGGCCGCCACCACCGCCGAAACCGTGGCTCATTCCGCCAGCCGTGCCGCCGCCGAGGTCGGCGATGTGTCGCGCGACCTGGCCACCCGCGCGTCCAACCACGTCACCGTCATCGGCCGCATCTATGGCGTGCTGGTCCTGCTCGTGGGCCTGGTCGGCGTGCCATACGTTGGCTACGCGATCTTCGACGGCGTCCGTAAATTCCTCGCCGGCCGCCTCCACGTCGACGCGCTCGACCTCACCTTCCTGCTCACCTGCGCGCAGGCCGTCGTCTCGCTGGCCAACGCGGCGGCGCTCATCGTCTTCGGCGTCATGCTCCTGCGCGACATGCGCAGGCACGCGGCGCGCTGGGCCTACGGGCTGATGGCCGTCACGGTGGCCCAGGGCATGCTCTCGCTGGCGTTGCAGGGTATCGGCCTTGGCGTCGGGATCTCCGTGGTGCAGATCGCGATTCTGGTGGCGCTCGCCATCGCCCTCGACCCGGCGCTTCTCGGCGAGCGAGCCGTGCAGCGCAAGCTCAAGCGCATGGACGAGCACGACGAATACATCGAGGCCAAGGGCGCGGGCATGCTCGGGCGCGATCCCAGCGGCAAAGGCTACGTCCAGCTCAATGTCTTCAACGTGTTCTGGCTGTTCGTGGTCGGCTGCGTCGGCGGCCTGATTGTCGAGGAGATCTACCATCTCATCTTCTTCAACGAATGGCAGGACCGCGCGGGGCTGATGTGGGGCCCGTTCTCGCCGATCTACGGCTTTGGCGTGGTCATCCTCACTATGTTCCTGAACCGGCTCTGGCATGCCAACGCGGGGCTGATTTTCCTCGCCAGCGCGGTGATCGGCGGTGTGTTCGAGGCGTTCGTCAGCTGGTTCATGCAGGTCGCGTTCGGCATCATCGCATGGAATTATTCGAATGACTGGCTGCCGCTTTTCGGCGGGCGGACCAGCGGCAAATACATGATTTTCTGGGGGCTCGCGGGCTTGTTCTGGGTGCGCGAGCTATTGCCGTGGCTGCTCAAGTTCATCAACCTGATCCCGTGGAAGTGGCGTTACGCGCTCACCGCCATGGCGCTCGTGCTCATGCTCGTCGACATCGTCGTCACCCTGATGGCGCTCGACTGCTGGTACGGCCGTATCGCCGGCCTTCCGCAGACCTCGCCCGTCGCTCAATTCTTCGGCGAGCATTTCGGCAACTCGGTGATGCAGCGCCGTTTCCAGACCATGAGCATCAATCCCCAGTGGTCCGGCCGCGGCTGA
- a CDS encoding toxin: MFARRNYGGAGEPPPDEGIMWYNIKLFPLNSAMKHGVSKEDMCHVARHPRVIMTLREEPRKELYLGFDTVGRPLEVIVDDMPPGKAIIHAMPMRKKYVPYLRGGQQ, translated from the coding sequence ATGTTTGCCAGACGCAATTATGGTGGTGCGGGAGAGCCACCACCCGATGAAGGGATTATGTGGTACAATATTAAACTGTTTCCGCTGAATTCCGCCATGAAACACGGGGTCAGCAAAGAGGACATGTGCCACGTGGCCCGGCACCCACGCGTCATCATGACCCTGCGGGAAGAGCCTCGCAAAGAACTGTATCTGGGATTCGACACCGTCGGCAGACCGCTGGAAGTAATTGTGGATGATATGCCGCCCGGCAAAGCCATCATCCACGCCATGCCGATGCGCAAGAAGTACGTTCCATACCTTCGAGGAGGGCAACAATGA